A stretch of Helicobacter pylori oki112 DNA encodes these proteins:
- a CDS encoding zinc ribbon domain-containing protein gives MNTHLKQLIEISHLDKEIDSLEPLIREKREDLDKALNDKEAKNKAILNLEEEKLALKLQVSKNEQTLQDTNAKIASIQKKMSEIKSERELRSLNIEEDIAKERSNQANREIENLQNEIKHKSEKQEDLKKEMLELEKLALELESLVENEVKNIKETQQIIFKKKEELVEKTEPKIYSFYERIRRWAKNTSIVTIKKQACGGCFIRLNDKIYTEVLTSGDMITCPYCGRILYAEGAYENSTQPPKESQEESQELV, from the coding sequence ATGAACACCCACCTCAAACAATTGATTGAAATTTCGCATTTGGATAAAGAAATTGACTCCTTAGAGCCGTTGATCAGAGAAAAACGAGAAGACTTGGATAAAGCCTTGAATGATAAAGAAGCTAAAAATAAAGCGATTTTGAATTTAGAAGAGGAAAAATTAGCCCTAAAATTACAGGTTTCTAAAAACGAGCAAACCCTACAAGACACGAACGCTAAAATCGCCAGTATCCAAAAGAAAATGAGCGAGATCAAATCTGAAAGGGAATTGCGCTCTTTAAACATTGAAGAAGATATTGCTAAAGAACGCTCCAACCAAGCCAACAGAGAAATTGAAAACCTGCAAAATGAAATCAAGCACAAAAGCGAAAAACAAGAGGATTTGAAAAAAGAAATGCTAGAGCTTGAAAAATTAGCACTGGAATTGGAAAGCTTAGTGGAAAACGAAGTCAAAAACATCAAAGAAACCCAACAAATCATCTTCAAAAAGAAAGAAGAACTCGTGGAAAAAACCGAGCCTAAAATCTATAGCTTTTATGAAAGGATCAGAAGATGGGCGAAAAACACGAGCATTGTAACGATCAAAAAACAGGCTTGTGGGGGTTGTTTTATTAGATTGAACGATAAGATTTATACTGAAGTGCTAACGAGTGGGGATATGATCACTTGCCCGTATTGCGGGCGTATTTTATACGCTGAGGGTGCGTATGAAAACAGCACTCAACCTCCAAAAGAAAGCCAAGAAGAAAGCCAAGAATTAGTTTGA
- a CDS encoding GTP cyclohydrolase I, with protein MALVKEVLGVLNRLSPFELQELWDNSGLNVGSENHEFSEIVACLEITLQIALNAPQNALIITHHPLIFKPLKTLNDEAYPGNILKILIQKNISVISMHTNFDKTHLNKHFASALLGFDGLMEKGLMLVKENANMEFDALVKKIKSSLGVGSLACVKSSPIIKDLAFVCGSGASMFSSLKAQSCLITGDVKYHDAMIAQSLGISLIDATHYYSERGFALIVAEILHSFNYLVTIENFKNPLQII; from the coding sequence ATGGCGTTAGTTAAGGAAGTGTTGGGAGTTTTGAATCGCCTTTCGCCTTTTGAACTCCAAGAATTGTGGGATAATAGCGGGTTGAATGTGGGGAGTGAAAACCATGAGTTTAGCGAGATTGTCGCATGTTTAGAAATCACGCTTCAAATCGCTCTAAACGCACCACAAAACGCCCTAATCATCACGCACCACCCTTTAATTTTCAAGCCCTTAAAAACGCTTAACGATGAGGCTTATCCGGGCAATATTTTAAAAATCTTAATCCAAAAAAACATTTCAGTCATCAGCATGCACACGAATTTTGACAAAACGCATTTAAACAAGCATTTCGCTAGTGCGCTTTTAGGGTTTGATGGCTTGATGGAAAAAGGCCTTATGTTGGTGAAAGAAAACGCTAATATGGAATTTGATGCGTTGGTGAAAAAAATCAAATCTTCTTTAGGGGTGGGATCCTTAGCGTGTGTCAAAAGCTCTCCAATCATTAAAGATTTAGCGTTTGTGTGCGGATCGGGAGCGTCCATGTTCTCTTCTTTAAAAGCACAAAGCTGCTTGATTACAGGCGATGTGAAATACCATGACGCTATGATCGCTCAATCTTTAGGGATAAGCTTGATTGACGCCACGCATTATTATAGCGAAAGGGGTTTTGCACTGATTGTGGCTGAAATTTTGCATTCTTTCAATTATTTGGTTACAATAGAGAATTTTAAAAACCCCTTGCAAATCATTTAA
- a CDS encoding NAD(P)H-dependent glycerol-3-phosphate dehydrogenase, translated as MEIAVFGGGAWGRALAFAFGEKNEVKIISRRDLNEPLKKLNDALISKGSAPIEQVDLQRGLKAALYVIAISVQHLREWFQNASLPKNAKVLIASKGIEVLNRAFVSEIAKDFIDPNALCFLAGPSFAAEIIQGLPCALVIHSNNQALALEFANKTPSFIRAYAQQDIIGGEIAGAYKNVIAIAGGVCDGLKLGNSAKASLLSRGLVEMQRFGAFFGGKTETFLGLSGAGDLFLTANSILSRNYRVGLGLAQNKPLEVVLEELGEVAEGVKTTNAIVEIARKYGIYTPIASELALLLKGKSVLESMNDLIRRA; from the coding sequence ATGGAAATTGCAGTATTTGGTGGCGGGGCGTGGGGGAGGGCTTTAGCCTTTGCTTTTGGAGAAAAGAATGAAGTCAAAATCATTTCAAGGCGCGATTTAAACGAGCCGTTAAAAAAGCTCAATGACGCTTTGATTTCTAAAGGTTCTGCCCCCATAGAGCAAGTGGATTTACAAAGAGGCTTAAAAGCAGCGCTCTATGTCATCGCTATTAGCGTGCAGCATCTAAGGGAATGGTTTCAAAACGCTTCTTTACCCAAAAACGCTAAGGTTTTAATCGCTTCTAAAGGGATAGAGGTTTTAAACAGGGCGTTTGTGAGCGAGATCGCAAAGGATTTTATCGATCCTAACGCTTTGTGTTTTTTAGCGGGTCCTAGTTTTGCGGCTGAAATCATTCAGGGCTTGCCTTGCGCGTTAGTCATTCATTCTAATAATCAGGCTTTAGCGCTAGAATTTGCCAATAAAACCCCCTCTTTTATCAGAGCCTACGCCCAACAAGACATCATAGGGGGTGAAATCGCTGGCGCGTATAAAAATGTGATAGCCATTGCTGGGGGGGTTTGTGATGGCCTGAAATTAGGCAATAGCGCTAAAGCGAGTTTATTATCTCGTGGTTTAGTGGAAATGCAACGCTTTGGGGCGTTCTTTGGGGGCAAGACAGAGACTTTTTTAGGGCTTTCTGGGGCTGGGGATTTGTTTTTAACCGCTAATTCTATTTTATCTAGGAATTATCGTGTGGGTTTGGGGCTAGCTCAAAACAAGCCTTTAGAGGTGGTTTTAGAAGAATTGGGCGAAGTGGCTGAAGGGGTGAAAACGACCAACGCCATTGTGGAAATCGCTAGAAAATACGGCATTTATACGCCCATTGCGAGCGAATTAGCCTTGCTTTTAAAGGGTAAGAGTGTGCTAGAGAGCATGAACGATTTGATCAGACGCGCTTAA
- a CDS encoding dynamin family protein, giving the protein MSINFFNGIFNNNSRAENHHNTEGLKERYDLIARILNAKTNNEGLEEYQQILDNEFLEFASGVDSLKEKEIALLTLQEIQKELQLVASYPSLFQKTIVAVGGGFSAGKSTFLNNLLGLKLKLPEDIDPTTAIPTYCLKGKKEVLMGFSQNGGMVELPHLTFDHQFLESLGFNLKEIMPFMLLSAPSVPFEFLCFIDTPGYNPGNQGYTGGDKEASKESLKHAKHILWLVSCECGDLHKDDLEFLQELYEEEGKQVFIVLSRADRRTKSQLEVVAKKIRETLKDNGIEFLGIGAYSATRYQEIKEFSEKSHVFDSLEKFLMKLNQRSEKQNEILGYLYEVHRMYEKAIKQDANQFKRYQRELRSVGLDLMQKGFDDFSDATFNKIYSLNKEFAEQERSKREGLERLNGVINSFKDSIDKVFDRVSAFTWEKYKEQNDDEENDEANYREFEEIKEMALYFRDLNLFYLDWYEWSEEEIQREKERTDYFNDFLQLHYSLENLQTLREFKETNEKVYQESLNDEELQNNLREWRDLKNTPEEINRREFEEIKKMVLYFRDWSMFYLDWYDLSQEKIQEFRDAMDNDNRLLQLDYSLKNLSILKWYKETNEKVYQESLNDEDLQNDLREWRRTKRR; this is encoded by the coding sequence ATGAGTATTAATTTTTTTAATGGTATTTTTAATAACAATAGCAGGGCTGAAAACCACCACAATACAGAGGGGTTAAAAGAACGCTACGATCTAATCGCTCGTATTTTAAACGCCAAAACAAATAATGAAGGGCTAGAAGAATACCAGCAGATTTTAGACAACGAGTTTTTAGAGTTCGCTAGCGGCGTGGATTCGCTCAAAGAAAAGGAAATAGCGTTACTGACGCTTCAAGAAATCCAAAAAGAATTGCAATTGGTGGCGAGCTACCCTAGTTTGTTCCAAAAAACCATCGTTGCGGTGGGGGGAGGGTTTAGCGCGGGCAAATCCACTTTTTTAAACAACTTGTTGGGCTTGAAATTAAAACTCCCTGAAGACATAGATCCCACCACAGCTATCCCCACTTATTGCTTGAAGGGTAAAAAAGAGGTTTTAATGGGGTTTTCTCAAAATGGGGGCATGGTGGAATTGCCCCATCTCACTTTTGACCATCAGTTTTTAGAATCCCTTGGCTTTAATTTAAAAGAAATCATGCCTTTCATGCTCTTAAGCGCTCCTAGCGTGCCTTTTGAATTTTTATGCTTCATAGACACGCCTGGCTATAACCCCGGCAATCAAGGCTATACGGGTGGGGATAAAGAAGCCTCTAAAGAATCCCTAAAACACGCTAAACACATTTTATGGCTCGTTAGTTGCGAGTGTGGGGATCTTCATAAAGATGATTTAGAGTTTTTGCAAGAATTATATGAAGAAGAGGGCAAGCAGGTTTTTATCGTATTGAGTAGGGCTGATAGGCGCACCAAAAGCCAGTTAGAAGTAGTCGCTAAGAAAATTAGAGAGACTTTAAAAGATAATGGCATTGAATTTTTAGGGATTGGCGCTTATAGCGCTACAAGGTATCAAGAAATTAAAGAGTTCAGCGAAAAAAGCCATGTTTTTGACTCGCTTGAGAAATTTCTAATGAAGTTAAATCAAAGGAGCGAGAAACAAAACGAAATTTTAGGATATTTATACGAGGTGCATCGGATGTATGAAAAGGCTATTAAGCAAGACGCTAACCAATTCAAACGCTACCAAAGAGAATTGCGTTCTGTTGGATTGGATTTAATGCAAAAGGGCTTTGATGACTTCAGCGATGCTACCTTTAATAAAATTTATTCGCTCAACAAAGAATTTGCCGAGCAAGAGCGATCCAAAAGAGAGGGTTTAGAGAGATTGAACGGAGTGATCAACTCGTTTAAAGATAGCATTGATAAGGTTTTTGATCGTGTGAGCGCTTTCACTTGGGAAAAATACAAAGAACAAAACGACGACGAAGAGAACGATGAAGCAAACTACAGAGAGTTTGAAGAAATCAAAGAAATGGCACTGTATTTTAGGGATCTCAATTTGTTTTATTTGGATTGGTATGAATGGAGTGAAGAAGAGATCCAAAGAGAAAAAGAGAGAACAGATTATTTTAATGATTTTCTTCAACTGCACTACTCTTTAGAAAATTTGCAAACGCTTAGGGAATTTAAAGAAACAAATGAGAAAGTTTATCAAGAGTCTTTAAACGATGAGGAGCTTCAAAATAATTTGCGGGAGTGGAGGGATTTAAAAAACACACCGGAAGAAATAAACCGCCGAGAGTTTGAAGAAATCAAAAAAATGGTGCTGTATTTTAGGGATTGGTCCATGTTTTATTTAGATTGGTATGATTTGAGCCAAGAAAAAATCCAAGAATTTAGAGATGCGATGGATAATGATAATAGACTGCTCCAATTAGACTATTCTTTAAAAAATTTGTCAATACTTAAATGGTATAAAGAAACAAATGAGAAAGTTTATCAAGAGTCTTTAAACGATGAAGATCTTCAAAACGATTTGCGGGAGTGGAGGAGAACAAAACGGCGGTGA